A portion of the Sulfuriferula sp. AH1 genome contains these proteins:
- a CDS encoding rhodanese-like domain-containing protein, whose product MSGPKESAVNDSLEISVPTALELVRLNLACLLDIRQPFELESEGEIASAVALPLFQFKKSLGHALNEEEQELLDADLPSQQDTQHFFNLINGLHYDKDYILICVCNSGRRSLHAAQLLRALGYRRGFSLRGGFRALQEPAG is encoded by the coding sequence ATGTCTGGCCCCAAAGAGTCGGCTGTCAACGACAGTCTGGAAATTTCAGTTCCAACTGCGCTGGAACTGGTGCGATTAAACCTGGCATGTCTGCTAGATATCCGCCAGCCGTTCGAGCTGGAGTCCGAGGGCGAGATCGCATCGGCAGTCGCGTTGCCGCTGTTCCAGTTCAAGAAATCGCTGGGCCACGCACTGAATGAAGAGGAACAGGAACTGCTCGATGCCGACCTGCCCAGCCAGCAGGACACTCAGCATTTCTTCAACCTGATTAACGGGCTGCATTACGACAAGGATTACATCCTGATCTGCGTGTGCAACAGCGGACGGCGAAGCCTGCATGCCGCGCAATTGCTCCGGGCGTTGGGATACCGGCGCGGATTTTCCTTGCGCGGCGGCTTTCGGGCGCTGCAAGAACCGGCCGGATAA
- the miaB gene encoding tRNA (N6-isopentenyl adenosine(37)-C2)-methylthiotransferase MiaB, translated as MVKKIYIKTFGCQMNEYDSDKMADVMRAAEGMTPTNDPAEADVILFNTCSVREKAQEKVFSDLGRVRELKVAKPGLIIGVGGCVASQEGATIISRAPYVDVVFGPQTLHRLPDLIAKRRSSGRPQLDISFPEIEKFDHLPAASVDGAAAFVSIMEGCSKYCSFCVVPYTRGEEVSRPFDDILAEIAGLTAQGVKEVNLLGQNVNAYRGQMADGETADFALLLEYVHEIPGIERLRYTTSHPREFTPRLIEAYTRLPKLVSLLHLPVQSGSDRILAAMKRGYTALEYKSIIRRLREARPDIVISSDFIIGFPGETDADFEATMQLIEAVGFDTSYSFIYSKRPGTPAADLPDDVPHAVKQARLARVQAAIDANTHAISQGMVGTLQRVLVTGQAKKDSNDLSGRTDNNRGVHFPGHPRLIGEIVTVRITRAQTYSLRGEVVVQ; from the coding sequence ATTGTGAAAAAAATCTATATCAAGACGTTTGGCTGCCAGATGAACGAGTACGACTCGGACAAGATGGCGGATGTGATGCGCGCGGCCGAAGGCATGACGCCGACCAATGATCCGGCAGAAGCCGATGTGATTTTGTTCAATACCTGTTCGGTGCGTGAGAAGGCGCAGGAGAAGGTGTTTTCCGACCTCGGGCGCGTGCGCGAGCTGAAGGTCGCCAAGCCCGGGCTGATTATCGGCGTCGGGGGCTGTGTGGCCAGCCAGGAAGGCGCCACGATCATTTCGCGGGCACCCTATGTCGATGTCGTGTTCGGCCCGCAAACCCTGCACCGTCTGCCTGATCTGATAGCGAAACGCCGCAGCAGCGGGCGTCCGCAACTGGATATTTCATTCCCTGAAATCGAGAAATTCGATCATCTGCCTGCGGCCAGTGTCGATGGTGCGGCGGCTTTTGTGTCGATCATGGAAGGCTGTTCCAAGTATTGTTCGTTTTGTGTCGTGCCCTATACGCGCGGCGAGGAAGTGTCGCGGCCGTTTGACGATATTCTGGCCGAGATTGCGGGATTGACTGCGCAAGGCGTAAAAGAAGTCAATCTGCTCGGGCAGAACGTCAACGCCTATCGCGGCCAGATGGCGGATGGCGAAACGGCGGATTTCGCGCTGCTGCTTGAATATGTGCACGAGATTCCGGGTATCGAGCGCTTGCGCTATACCACCAGCCACCCGCGCGAATTCACTCCTCGCCTGATCGAGGCTTATACACGACTGCCCAAGCTGGTGTCGCTGCTGCATCTGCCGGTGCAGTCGGGATCGGACCGCATCCTGGCGGCGATGAAGCGCGGTTATACCGCTCTGGAATATAAATCGATTATCCGGCGTTTGCGTGAAGCGCGTCCCGATATTGTGATATCGTCGGATTTTATTATCGGATTTCCGGGTGAGACTGATGCCGATTTCGAGGCAACCATGCAACTGATAGAAGCGGTAGGTTTCGATACTTCATACAGCTTCATTTACAGCAAGCGGCCTGGCACGCCGGCAGCGGATCTGCCGGACGATGTGCCGCATGCGGTGAAACAGGCGCGTCTGGCGCGGGTGCAGGCAGCCATAGATGCCAATACCCATGCGATCAGCCAGGGCATGGTCGGCACCCTGCAGCGCGTGCTGGTGACCGGGCAGGCAAAAAAGGACAGCAATGATCTGAGCGGGCGTACCGATAATAATCGCGGCGTGCATTTCCCCGGCCATCCGCGCCTGATCGGTGAAATTGTCACGGTTAGAATTACTCGGGCCCAGACTTACAGCCTGCGCGGCGAAGTAGTGGTGCAGTGA
- a CDS encoding pyridoxamine 5'-phosphate oxidase family protein, with translation MTQPTENRQPTPAPHPVSTLLHDGELAAQLRFGAEGVWDAHRLNSMFHNNIPSSLVEFIENLPFFFIATANTAGECDCSFRGREHNIAGQPYPLTKVLDSKTLIFPDYRGNRLYNSLGNIIVNGHIGMLFIDFQSSTRVRLNGQAEIVETQSAYADIWPLAQRYVRVTTEQVYGNCKSRIPHMQLVPPADSELHDN, from the coding sequence ATGACCCAGCCCACGGAAAACCGGCAACCCACACCTGCCCCACATCCAGTCAGCACTTTGCTGCACGATGGCGAACTGGCGGCACAACTACGTTTTGGCGCTGAAGGCGTCTGGGATGCGCACAGGCTTAACAGCATGTTCCATAACAACATTCCATCCAGCCTCGTCGAATTTATCGAAAACCTGCCATTCTTTTTCATCGCCACCGCAAATACCGCAGGCGAATGCGATTGCAGCTTTCGCGGGCGCGAACACAATATTGCCGGACAGCCCTACCCGCTGACCAAAGTGCTGGATAGCAAAACACTGATATTTCCGGATTATCGCGGCAACAGGCTATACAACTCGCTGGGCAACATTATCGTTAATGGCCACATCGGCATGCTGTTCATCGATTTCCAGTCGAGCACACGCGTGCGCCTGAACGGGCAGGCGGAGATCGTGGAAACGCAATCGGCATATGCCGACATCTGGCCGCTCGCGCAACGCTATGTCCGCGTCACCACAGAGCAGGTATATGGCAACTGCAAATCCAGAATCCCGCATATGCAGCTCGTGCCACCGGCTGACAGCGAATTGCATGATAATTGA
- the fba gene encoding class II fructose-bisphosphate aldolase (catalyzes the reversible aldol condensation of dihydroxyacetonephosphate and glyceraldehyde 3-phosphate in the Calvin cycle, glycolysis, and/or gluconeogenesis), translated as MALVSLRQLLDHAAENGYGLPAFNVNNLEQVHAIMQAADACGSPVIMQASAGARKYAGASFLRHLITAAVEAYPHIPVVMHQDHGASMPVCVRSIADGFSSVMMDGSLKEDGKTPATYEYNVEITRKVVDIAHAVGVSVEGELGCLGSLETGMAGEEDGVGAEGVLDHSQLLTDPEEAADFVKKTGVDALAIAIGTSHGAYKFTRPPTGDILAISRIKEIHARIPNTHLVMHGSSSVPQEWLKIINDFGGDMGETYGVPVEEIVEGIKHGVRKVNIDTDLRMASTGAVRKFLAENRSEFDPRKFLLASTKAMQEICKLRYEAFGSAGQASKIKPVDLEKMAAKYAKGELAAIIK; from the coding sequence ATGGCACTCGTTTCATTACGTCAATTACTGGATCATGCCGCTGAAAACGGCTACGGTTTGCCGGCTTTCAACGTTAACAACCTCGAGCAGGTGCATGCCATCATGCAAGCCGCGGATGCCTGCGGCAGCCCGGTTATCATGCAAGCTTCTGCCGGCGCCCGCAAATATGCAGGTGCCAGCTTCCTGCGCCATCTGATCACTGCAGCGGTTGAAGCCTATCCGCACATTCCGGTGGTCATGCATCAGGATCACGGCGCGAGCATGCCGGTCTGCGTACGTTCGATCGCTGACGGCTTCTCATCGGTGATGATGGACGGCTCGCTGAAAGAAGACGGCAAGACACCTGCAACCTACGAATACAACGTCGAAATCACTCGTAAAGTAGTTGATATCGCTCACGCTGTCGGCGTATCCGTTGAAGGCGAATTGGGCTGTCTGGGTTCCCTGGAAACCGGCATGGCTGGCGAAGAAGACGGCGTTGGCGCTGAAGGCGTACTGGACCACTCGCAACTGCTGACCGACCCGGAAGAAGCTGCCGATTTCGTCAAGAAAACGGGTGTTGACGCTCTGGCCATCGCGATCGGCACCTCGCATGGCGCATACAAATTCACCCGTCCGCCTACAGGCGACATCCTGGCGATCAGCCGCATCAAGGAAATTCACGCACGCATCCCTAACACCCACCTGGTCATGCACGGTTCTTCTTCAGTGCCACAGGAATGGCTGAAAATCATCAATGATTTCGGCGGCGACATGGGCGAAACCTACGGCGTGCCAGTCGAAGAGATCGTTGAAGGCATCAAGCACGGCGTGCGTAAAGTCAACATTGATACCGACTTGCGCATGGCTTCGACCGGTGCAGTGCGTAAATTCCTGGCTGAAAACCGTTCTGAATTCGACCCGCGCAAATTCCTGCTCGCTTCCACCAAAGCCATGCAGGAAATCTGCAAACTGCGTTATGAAGCATTCGGTTCTGCAGGCCAGGCCAGCAAGATCAAGCCGGTTGACCTGGAAAAAATGGCTGCCAAATACGCTAAAGGCGAATTGGCTGCGATTATCAAGTAA
- the pyk gene encoding pyruvate kinase, translating to MIRRTKIVATLGPASNDAKVLDKMMEAGLDVVRLNFSHGTAQDHIDRAELVRSLARARGRAIGVLADLQGPKIRVGKFADSKITLAAGDQFILDADCKLGNQERVGLDYKDLPKDLERGATLLLDDGRIEMWVEEVKGAEIICKVIQGGVLSNNKGINRKGGGLSAAALTDKDMEDLKTAAALQADYIAISFPRSADDMHLARRLLKEAGGHGMLVAKIERAEAIEALEEIVLASDAIMVARGDLGVEVGDAAVPALQKKMIRIARKHNRPVITATQMMESMIQNPIPTRAEVSDVANAVLDGTDAVMLSAETAAGSYPVEAIAAMHRVCMEAEKEQEQEFSSNKLDKEVARVDESVALAAIFTATHLENVRAIAALTQSGSTCLWMSRISTAVPIYALTPEVSTRRKVTLYRGVYPINFKVDSKDRDALLIEAEEELRRRGAVREGDLIVLTIGEPIGEAGGTNTMKIVKVGEYKHRTN from the coding sequence ATGATACGCAGAACCAAAATCGTCGCCACATTAGGCCCAGCATCAAACGACGCAAAAGTATTAGACAAAATGATGGAAGCCGGCCTGGACGTAGTCCGCCTTAACTTCTCTCATGGTACAGCGCAAGACCACATTGACCGCGCCGAACTGGTACGTTCGTTAGCACGCGCCCGTGGCCGTGCTATTGGCGTATTGGCTGACTTGCAAGGTCCTAAAATCCGCGTAGGCAAATTCGCCGACAGCAAAATCACCCTGGCCGCAGGCGACCAGTTCATTCTTGATGCCGATTGCAAGCTCGGCAATCAGGAACGCGTGGGCCTGGACTACAAGGACCTGCCTAAAGACCTGGAACGCGGCGCGACCTTGCTGCTCGACGACGGCCGCATCGAAATGTGGGTAGAAGAGGTCAAGGGTGCGGAGATCATCTGCAAAGTCATCCAGGGCGGCGTGCTCTCCAACAACAAGGGCATCAACCGCAAAGGCGGCGGCCTGTCTGCGGCGGCATTGACCGACAAGGACATGGAAGACCTGAAAACAGCTGCCGCATTGCAGGCTGACTACATCGCCATCTCGTTCCCGCGCTCTGCCGATGACATGCATCTGGCGCGGCGCCTGCTCAAGGAAGCTGGCGGTCACGGCATGCTGGTCGCCAAAATCGAGCGAGCGGAAGCCATCGAAGCGCTGGAAGAAATCGTGCTGGCGTCAGATGCGATCATGGTAGCGCGCGGCGACCTGGGCGTGGAAGTCGGCGACGCTGCCGTCCCTGCACTGCAGAAAAAAATGATCCGCATCGCACGCAAGCACAACAGACCGGTTATCACCGCTACGCAAATGATGGAATCGATGATCCAGAACCCGATTCCGACTCGCGCCGAAGTATCCGACGTCGCCAATGCCGTGCTCGACGGCACTGACGCAGTGATGCTTTCCGCCGAGACAGCCGCGGGATCTTATCCGGTCGAGGCCATTGCCGCGATGCACCGGGTTTGCATGGAAGCGGAAAAAGAACAGGAACAGGAATTCAGCAGCAACAAGCTGGACAAGGAAGTCGCCCGTGTTGATGAATCGGTGGCACTGGCTGCGATTTTCACTGCAACGCATCTGGAGAACGTACGGGCGATTGCCGCGCTGACCCAGTCCGGTTCCACCTGCTTATGGATGTCGCGTATCAGTACCGCGGTACCGATCTACGCACTCACCCCCGAAGTTTCCACCCGCCGTAAAGTAACCTTGTATCGCGGCGTGTATCCTATCAATTTCAAAGTGGATTCCAAAGACCGTGATGCCTTGCTGATTGAGGCAGAGGAAGAGCTGCGCCGCCGTGGCGCCGTGCGTGAAGGCGACCTCATCGTGCTCACCATCGGCGAGCCTATCGGCGAGGCCGGCGGCACGAACACCATGAAGATTGTCAAAGTGGGCGAATACAAACACCGTACCAACTAA
- the ybeY gene encoding rRNA maturation RNase YbeY: MSLSVQRAMRATDAPSRTQIIQFARAALERDAEITIRIVNEAEGRQLNRDYRHKDYATNVLSFVYETAPVVLGDLVLCAPVVTREALEQDKSAIAHYAHLIVHGVLHLQGYDHENDADAAVMEAREIEIVTGLGFANPYLERSR, from the coding sequence TTGAGCCTTTCGGTCCAGCGCGCGATGCGGGCCACCGATGCACCCAGCCGTACCCAGATCATCCAGTTCGCTCGCGCTGCACTCGAACGTGATGCCGAAATCACCATCCGTATCGTCAACGAGGCGGAAGGCCGTCAGCTCAATCGCGACTATCGCCACAAGGATTACGCCACCAATGTGCTATCGTTCGTTTACGAAACGGCACCTGTCGTGCTGGGCGATCTGGTGCTGTGCGCCCCGGTAGTGACGCGCGAAGCGCTGGAACAGGATAAATCCGCCATAGCCCATTATGCGCATCTGATCGTGCATGGCGTCTTGCACTTGCAGGGCTACGATCATGAAAATGATGCGGATGCCGCAGTAATGGAAGCACGGGAAATAGAAATTGTTACCGGGTTGGGATTCGCCAATCCTTATCTTGAACGGAGTCGCTGA
- a CDS encoding LysR family transcriptional regulator, whose translation MDKLHLMTVYVAVAESRSFAAGARRLGMSPPAVTRAVALLEHELGVKLLTRTTRHVRVTDAGQRYLDDVRRILGEVAEADEAAAGINAEPRGHLTVTAPSLFGRMFVLPGIVEFLQRHPAMEVSALLLDRVVNMLEEGVNVAVRIGELPDSSMTAIRVGQVRRVACAAPQYLAAHGTPLTPAALAQYCIINTNNMGAGCEWKFGHAATATTVHVRPRLSVTTNDAAIEAAMQGFGIARILSYQVAALFETGALVPILSDYEPPAMPIHVIYREGRHASAKVRSFVDMMVQHLQGDCTLR comes from the coding sequence ATGGATAAGCTGCATTTGATGACGGTATATGTAGCCGTGGCCGAGAGCCGGAGTTTTGCTGCGGGTGCACGCCGGTTAGGCATGTCGCCGCCAGCAGTGACGCGTGCTGTTGCCCTGCTCGAACATGAGTTGGGTGTCAAGTTGTTAACTCGTACCACGCGTCATGTGCGGGTAACGGATGCGGGACAGCGTTATCTTGACGATGTGCGTCGTATTCTGGGTGAAGTGGCTGAGGCAGATGAAGCGGCTGCAGGTATCAATGCCGAGCCGCGCGGGCATTTGACGGTGACTGCGCCCAGCCTGTTTGGCAGGATGTTCGTATTGCCCGGCATAGTCGAGTTTCTGCAGCGCCATCCGGCGATGGAAGTGTCGGCGCTGTTGCTGGACCGGGTAGTGAACATGCTGGAAGAAGGCGTCAATGTGGCAGTGCGTATCGGCGAGCTGCCGGATTCAAGCATGACGGCGATTCGCGTCGGTCAGGTGCGCCGGGTAGCGTGTGCTGCGCCGCAGTATCTTGCTGCGCATGGCACGCCACTTACTCCGGCTGCGCTGGCGCAGTACTGCATCATCAATACCAATAATATGGGTGCGGGATGTGAATGGAAATTCGGCCATGCCGCTACGGCAACGACGGTACATGTCAGGCCGCGATTGTCGGTTACCACCAATGACGCCGCCATAGAGGCTGCCATGCAGGGTTTTGGCATCGCGCGCATCCTGTCGTATCAGGTTGCGGCCCTGTTCGAGACAGGTGCATTGGTGCCGATACTGAGCGATTACGAGCCGCCGGCGATGCCTATTCATGTGATTTACCGGGAGGGGCGCCATGCGTCGGCGAAAGTACGCTCCTTTGTCGATATGATGGTGCAGCATTTGCAAGGCGACTGCACGTTACGCTGA
- a CDS encoding PhoH family protein, with amino-acid sequence MEVTFAPVDNTKLANLCGVLEENLRQIEIALDVSITRRGEHFHITGKTVPMRRAANLLESFYQKAALPVNVEEIQLALIEVAHEAMPGSDSAPVLLTRRSDLRGRTPRQNTYLAQIQAHDITFGVGPAGTGKTFLAVASAVDALERDLVKRIILTRPAVEAGERLGFLPGDLAQKIDPYLRPLYDALYDLMGSDKMGKLFERGTIEIAPLAYMRGRTLNQAFIILDEAQNTTPEQMKMFLTRIGFGSKAVITGDVTQVDLARHQKSGLVDAGEVLHDVRGIAFTHFQSEDVVRHPLVARIVNAYEKRDQAL; translated from the coding sequence ATGGAAGTGACATTCGCACCGGTCGACAATACCAAACTGGCGAATTTATGCGGGGTGCTGGAAGAGAACCTGCGTCAGATCGAAATCGCACTGGATGTCAGCATCACGCGGCGTGGCGAGCATTTTCATATTACCGGCAAAACCGTGCCCATGCGTCGCGCGGCGAATCTGCTGGAGAGCTTTTATCAGAAAGCCGCGCTGCCGGTGAATGTGGAAGAGATTCAGTTGGCCCTGATCGAAGTGGCGCATGAGGCTATGCCTGGCAGCGACAGCGCACCCGTGCTGCTGACCCGTCGCAGCGATCTGCGCGGCCGCACGCCGCGGCAAAATACCTACCTCGCACAGATACAGGCTCATGACATTACTTTCGGCGTGGGTCCGGCCGGCACCGGCAAGACTTTTCTCGCGGTCGCCAGTGCGGTGGATGCGCTGGAGCGTGATCTGGTAAAACGCATCATCCTGACCCGGCCCGCAGTGGAGGCCGGCGAGCGTCTGGGCTTCCTGCCCGGCGATCTGGCGCAGAAGATCGACCCGTATCTGCGCCCATTGTACGATGCGTTGTACGACCTGATGGGCTCCGATAAAATGGGCAAACTGTTTGAGCGCGGCACCATAGAGATCGCGCCGCTGGCTTATATGCGCGGTCGCACGCTGAATCAGGCGTTCATTATTCTGGACGAAGCGCAGAATACCACGCCGGAACAGATGAAGATGTTCCTGACCCGCATCGGCTTCGGCTCCAAAGCAGTGATTACCGGAGACGTTACCCAGGTCGATCTGGCGCGCCATCAAAAAAGCGGACTGGTCGATGCCGGCGAAGTGCTGCACGATGTTCGCGGTATCGCTTTTACCCATTTCCAATCCGAAGATGTGGTGCGCCACCCGCTGGTAGCCCGTATCGTTAATGCTTATGAAAAACGTGATCAAGCCCTCTGA
- a CDS encoding glutathione S-transferase family protein — translation MKLYEFPRSGQSHKARLMLSLLGLKYESVALNGQEGEHKSAAFLAKNPFGQVPVLEDGDIVIRDSQAVLVYLARQYGAEHWLPLAPAAMAQVMAWLSTAANEVARGPGLLRMHHKFGRDINLAEAQQTSANLLGILQAQLARQQWLAGDQISIADIAVYPYLALAPEARLDVQPYPAITGWLGRIQSLEHYVGMPGMWAPAATA, via the coding sequence ATGAAACTTTATGAATTCCCGCGCTCCGGACAGAGCCACAAAGCCAGACTGATGCTGTCCTTGCTCGGCCTGAAATATGAAAGCGTGGCACTGAACGGACAGGAGGGCGAGCACAAATCCGCAGCTTTCCTGGCAAAAAACCCGTTCGGGCAGGTGCCGGTGCTGGAAGACGGCGATATCGTCATTCGCGACAGTCAGGCCGTACTGGTCTACCTGGCCCGTCAATACGGCGCCGAGCACTGGCTGCCGCTGGCACCCGCAGCCATGGCGCAGGTGATGGCATGGCTCTCCACCGCCGCCAACGAAGTCGCACGCGGGCCGGGCTTGTTACGCATGCATCACAAATTCGGACGCGATATCAATCTGGCCGAAGCGCAACAGACCTCAGCAAATCTGCTTGGCATCCTGCAAGCGCAACTGGCCCGCCAGCAATGGCTGGCAGGCGACCAGATCAGTATTGCGGATATCGCCGTGTACCCCTACCTTGCGCTGGCGCCCGAAGCCAGGCTCGATGTGCAGCCGTACCCGGCCATTACCGGCTGGCTGGGCCGGATTCAGTCACTCGAACATTATGTGGGTATGCCCGGCATGTGGGCACCCGCGGCAACAGCCTGA
- a CDS encoding HlyC/CorC family transporter: protein MEEPSKPSWFERLGALLTHEPETRDELLDILQGAYQHNLLDSDALAMIEGVLQVSEIQVRDIMIPRAQMDVIDINAPPAAFIPGIIETAHSRFPVFDRNKDDIIGILLAKDLLRYYAESGFHVREMLRPAVFIPESKRLNVLLKEFRASRNHMAIVVDEYGGVAGLVTIEDVLEQIVGDIEDEYDFDETEDNIIQDKGGRYRVKAMTEIADFNEVMGTELDDADYDTIAGLVVNRFGHMPKRGETIVFDGLKFEVLRADTRRVHTLLVEKKMQSAPV from the coding sequence ATGGAAGAGCCATCTAAACCGAGCTGGTTTGAACGCCTGGGCGCATTGCTGACCCACGAACCGGAGACGCGTGACGAATTGCTGGATATCCTGCAAGGGGCGTACCAGCACAATTTGCTTGATTCCGACGCGCTGGCAATGATCGAAGGTGTGCTGCAAGTCTCGGAAATCCAGGTGCGCGACATCATGATTCCGCGCGCGCAGATGGATGTGATCGATATCAATGCCCCCCCTGCTGCTTTTATCCCGGGCATCATAGAAACTGCGCACTCGCGTTTCCCTGTGTTCGACAGGAACAAGGACGATATCATCGGCATTCTGCTGGCGAAGGATTTGCTGCGCTATTACGCCGAATCCGGTTTTCATGTGCGCGAAATGTTGCGTCCTGCCGTGTTCATCCCCGAATCCAAGCGCCTGAATGTATTGTTGAAGGAGTTCCGCGCGAGCCGTAACCATATGGCGATCGTGGTGGACGAGTACGGCGGCGTTGCCGGGCTGGTGACGATAGAAGATGTGCTGGAACAGATAGTCGGTGATATCGAGGACGAATACGATTTCGATGAAACCGAAGACAATATCATCCAGGATAAGGGCGGCCGCTATCGCGTCAAGGCAATGACCGAGATCGCGGATTTCAACGAAGTGATGGGTACGGAACTGGACGATGCGGATTACGATACCATTGCCGGACTGGTGGTGAATCGCTTCGGGCATATGCCAAAACGCGGTGAGACCATCGTGTTTGACGGGCTTAAATTCGAAGTGCTGCGCGCCGATACACGCCGTGTGCATACTTTGCTGGTGGAAAAGAAAATGCAATCTGCACCCGTCTGA
- a CDS encoding nuclear transport factor 2 family protein: protein MNAATLHTTSATRPPCPPFTRETAIQKVRMAEDGWNSRDPLRVAMAYTVDSQWRNRSEFPQGREQIVAFLTRKWQRELDYRLIKELWAFDGNRIAVRFAYEWRDADNNWFRAYGNENWEFDVHGLMQRRYASINDLAIAASERKFHWPQGRRPDDHPGLSELGL, encoded by the coding sequence ATGAACGCAGCAACTCTCCATACCACCAGCGCAACCCGCCCACCATGCCCGCCCTTTACGCGGGAAACCGCCATCCAGAAAGTGCGCATGGCCGAAGACGGCTGGAACAGCCGTGACCCGCTGCGCGTTGCAATGGCCTATACCGTTGACAGCCAATGGCGCAACCGCAGCGAGTTTCCGCAGGGCCGCGAACAGATCGTTGCCTTCCTCACCCGCAAGTGGCAACGCGAATTGGACTACCGGCTTATCAAGGAATTATGGGCGTTCGACGGCAACCGCATCGCGGTCCGCTTTGCCTATGAATGGCGCGATGCCGACAATAACTGGTTCCGCGCTTACGGCAACGAAAACTGGGAATTCGACGTACACGGCCTGATGCAGCGCCGTTATGCCAGCATCAACGACTTGGCCATTGCCGCATCCGAGCGCAAATTTCACTGGCCGCAAGGGCGGCGACCGGACGACCATCCCGGATTAAGCGAACTGGGCCTGTAA